GGATAACATATATCAATATTTATAATTAAGTGTTTGCTCTCTGAATCAAAGACGATATTTTGGGCATAGGAATCACTTGGAGTAGGTCCGGATCCAATGGTGATAATAACTTGCTTAACATCGGCTCCAACATTGTTTAAATATCCCAATAATTGAGCTTTATTCTCCATATCTACTTTATCTTCTCGAGTGAATCTATACATATCGACACCTGTAAATTAGTTAATATTTTTAGAGGATGATTAATGCCCCCTGATGGGGTGCGATTGTACATTATAAGAACAATAAATCCAACAAAAATATTATATGGGCAACAAAAGATCATACTTTATTGAAGCACAAACCGAACTTCATTTAGCAGGTTTTGTATTTTTTGTGATCAAAGATTTACGTAAAGTCAACTCAAGTTTCATAAGAATTTTTTATCCGATGAGATGCTACATTTTTAAATTGGAATCAGGCGAATCAATCGAGTTAAAGATTATAGCTTCCCCGGAAATTACTTCACTAAGCGACTTATCACCTGAGACGATATTAAAAAAGCTAATCCCTATCGTGGTTATTTTTCTCCAAGTATGTTCCAGGGTGGAAGGAGGAGAGATTCTGTCTAACTGCTCTATTTCTCCTTTTCCAGGATGCAATTCACGAAGTGAGTTAACGTAGGTAGTAATAACTTTAGATACTTCAGGTGTTAGTTCTGTTTGTTCATATAAATAGCCGAGAAAACGTTTTGCCAAACTCAATCGCGTAGCATAAAGTTCATCATCTTTTATTTTTATACGTTGTAAATGCAAAATATAATCTTCAAGGAGATATCTTGGTTGCGTAATCGCGTGAATTTTTTGAAATGCATCGGCTGACTCTTTTTCGTCAATATCTTCTACCCACTTATAAAAGCGAGTCTGCATCCCTTCTAATAATTCTTCATACATAAATGAATTCAACTGGTTAAGATTTTTTTCAATAAACTCTTTTATTTCGTCTCGTGGAGTTTCTTTTTTGGGGAGTTCAATTTTCTCCCATTTAAGGTTCTGAAAAACCATACATATAAATAAAGCAGAAGTAATTGATTTAAGTGAATAGTCTAATTTTCCTCGCAATGGCTTAGCTTCCAATTCATATACTGCTTGTAAGAGAGCTAACTTTTGAGCGTCTCCTTCTAGATAACCATTATGCAACCATTCAAAGATCAAAAAATTGACTGTGTCATCCGCATCTAAAAGTTTATATTTTTGAGAAATAAAATCGGTCCAATCTAAAAATAGTAAATATTTTCCTTCGCGCAGGGCTTTAATATATTCCGAACTGGATGAGAGCATGACGATCCTTGACTGCTTTTTTAGAATCTTATCCTATACTTAAAAAATATAAACATGCAAATGGTGCACACTATGAAAAGGAAATGGTATGTAGCTATTGCTGTATTTTTTTTACCCTTTAATTTAGTTTACGCAAATTGCGATTTAACCCAGTTTCGTTGGGAATGTGACTTGCCGGTGAAAGTTAAAGCCAGGCCAGGAGCGACCTCCCTCGTCTACTGTGGTAACTCCTATGGTTACCTCACCAAACAGGAATACGATATTCTAGCCCGCTACCAACGTGCGAATGTTAATATGGTTTTGGATATTAATGGCGAATACATAGACAGCCCTTGTATCGGAGCACAGAGATAGTAAAATAGCTCAGATTAACTCCTTCATTTAGGAATGATAGCCTGGGCGCGCGCAGCAAAATCCAGGTTTTCCTGAAGCTAACTTTCCCGGGTTTCCACTGCGCGGCACTCCAGGCTATACGTATATTATTTAGATGATCATTGAACTCGATGGTATTCCAATAGAAATATCAAGAAAAAAAATTAAAAATATGAATCTACGCATTTACCCTCCTGACGGCTTAGTTAAAGTAAGTGTTCCTCTTCGATTCAGTGAACAACTTATAAGACAAAGTCTTGAATCTAAAAGTGCATGGATTCATAAACAAAGAGAGCGAATTCGTAACCGTGCTGTTGTGGAAGCATGTACTTTTGAAACAGGATCAACAATAGTATTTAGAGGAAACAAATATTTATTAATCATCGAAGAACATTATGGTCCTTCACAAATTAAAATCCAAAATGAGTTGATCTACTGTTTTACCCAACCCAACAGCACTCCAGCTCAAATACAAAACCTGGTTGAGGGGTGGTATAAGCAGCAAATGCAAAAATTATTGCCTGAGCTCATTCATCGTTGGGAAGCTATTGTTGGAGTTAAAGTAGCTGAGTGGGGGATCCGAAAAATGAAAACACGTTGGGGTTCCTGCAATACCAGAGCAGCACGTATTTGGTTAAATCTTAATCTTATTAAAAAACCACCGATTTGTCTTGAATATGTTCTTGTTCATGAGTTAGTTCATCTGTTAGAACCTAGTCATAATCAACGATTTTATGGGTTAATGAGTAAATTTATGCCACAATGGCGCGAATATGAATATCACCTTGAGGGGCGTATACTTTGATTGATACCGAACATCTGATCAATGACCTTTGTAAGCAAGGATTTTGTATTATTGATGACTTTCTTGAGCAAACGCAATGCCAATCATTACGCACAACCGCCCAAAAATTATACGAACAGGGATTATTTCGTGGTGCCAAAATTGGTCTGAAACTTGGATCACATAAAAATGAGTCCGTTCGTACTGATGAAATTTTGTGGCTGGAAGAGAATGAAACCGATCCAGCAATCCAATTCTTTTTAAAACGAATGAAACAATTGGCTCAAATATTAAACCAGTCCTTGTTTTTAGGGATACATGAATTTGAAACGCACTTCGCTGCATATCAACCCGGTACTTATTATAAAAAACATGTGGATCAATTCGCTGCCCAAAAAACCCGCAAAATATCATGCGTATATTATTTAAATCCGCACTGGACCCCTGATTTTGGAGGTGAGTTAAAATTGTACAATACAGAGGATCAATTAATTCAGAATGTGTTGCCATTAGAGAATCGCTTCATATGTTTCAACAGTGAATTGCCCCATGAAGTATGTGTTACTCATCAACCTCGATACAGCATTACTGGCTGGATGAAAACACCTGCCCACTTTATATTAACAAAGGTGCATTCTCCAATTTCCAAAAAAAGTTATGAAGAAAGCGATTAGATAGATAATTAGAATCTAACCTTGTTCGTGAAACAAGATTATTGTGTATAATGATATTTTCATTCTCATTTGATCTTCTATGCATGCCTTAGACATTAAACAATTATTCAAAACCTATGCTAATGGGGTACAAGCATTAAAAGGCATTGATTTAACCATAAATAAGGGTGATTTTTTTGCTTTACTAGGTGCCAACGGTGCTGGAAAGTCGACAACCATTGGTCTAATTACATCTTTACTCAATAAAACCTCAGGTAGTATCAGTATCCATGGTTATGATTTGGAAAAAGAGCCTGCGAAAGCCAAATCCTGTTTGGGTCTTGTCCCCCAAGAAATCAATCTAAATATTTTTGAAAATTGCGAACAAATTCTTCTAAATCAAGCAGGATACTACGGGATTTCACGGAAGAATGCGCAACCTCGAGTTGAAACTCTTTTGCAACAATTAGGTCTTTGGGAAAAAAGAAACTCCATAACACGACATTTATCTGGAGGAATGAAACGTCGACTCATGATTGCCAGGGCTTTAGTACATCAGCCCAAAGTACTCATTCTCGATGAGCCTACCGCAGGAGTAGACATAGAAATTAGACATAGTATGTGGGAGTTTCTCACCCGAACTAATGCAGAAGGCACAACGATTATTCTCACCACCCACTATCTAGAAGAAGCAGAGCAATTATGTAAAAATATTGCCATCATAAATGAAGGGGAAATTATAAAAAATACCTCGATGAAAGCTTTACTTCAAACCTTGCGCCATCAAACTTTTATTTTCAATACAGAAAGTCGTATCGATACTCTACCCGATTTATTTCCCTTTAAGCCCACATTGGTTGATAGTACTACGATAGAACTTCGGGTGGACAATAATTTGAATTTAAACGATGCATTTGCTCTGTTTACCAAAAATGGAATAAAAATTCATAGTATGCGAAATAAAACCAATCGCTTGGAAGAACTCTTTTTGGATCTTATAAAAAATGGCCATTAAACAACAAGTTGTTGCATTATATACTTTGGTGAGGCGCGAGTTGGTTCGTATGTTTCGTATAGCAAGCCAAGTATTTTTACCCCCTGTGATTACAACTACGCTATACTTTCTTATTTTTGGTAGCTTAATCGGCCCCCGTATCGGCTCCATCCAAGGAGTCAGTTATCCGATGTTTATTGCTCCTGGATTGATCATGATGTCCGTTATTGTTAACTCTTACGGGAATGTATCTTCCTCTCTTTACAGCGTTCGCTTTCAAAAAAGTATCGAAGAAATGCTTGTGAGTCCGATGCGTAACAGCCTCTTGCTCCTCGGCTATGTCTTGGGTGGAGTATTTAGAGGATTAATTGTCGCAATATTGGTTTACATCATTGCAAGTTTTTTCTTAACCATTGAATTAAGTCACTTACCAATGACCTTACTTGTAGTATTGCTGGTAGCTGCTGTATTTTCATTAGCCGGTTTCACCAATGCGATGGTGGCGCGAAATTTTGATGATATTATGATTGTTCCAACATTTATACTCACACCGCTCACCTATTTAGGTGGTGTATTTTATAGTATCAATATGCTGCCAGAATTTTGGCAGAAGGTATCTCTACTAAATCCTATTTTGTATATGGTTAATGCATTGCGACAAGCAATGATTGGCCAAAGCGAGGTGGATATCTCTTTAGCAATGGGAATTATTTGCCTCATGTTGGTGTTACTCACCTTTCTGAACATGTTTTTATTAAAAAGAGGGGTCGGGTTTCGCGAATAATTATGGATGTCCACCTAACAGCCTAGATGAGCGAAGCGTTATCCGATTTTTAGTTGATGCTCGTCCCTTTTATTTACGCTTAAAACCCAAAGCCTGTAAACGTTGTTCCACTGAAGGGTGGGTTGCAAAAGCATTACTTAACGATTTCACAGGATCAATATCGGATGGATCAAAAAGATAGGAAGCCTGCCTCACCTGCTCATGGGGTGTATTCCCATATTCCGCTGAATATTGTTCAGCGTGTTGTTGATGATCATCATTAATTTTCAGCAATGCCCGGGCTAAAGGTTCGTTATCCCGCATTAACTCCACACAGCCCGCATCAGCCATATATTCACGGGTTCGACTTAAGAATAGAGTTAATAAAATAGTAAGTAACGGTAACACATAACGAAGAATTATAATCACCATTAATAAACGGTTGTCCTCCCGTTTACCATCACGCTTAAAGACTGCGGAATAAAATAGGATATCTATTACGATCAAAAGAATATTACTCAAAATTGCAACGGTTAGCGTTAATTTAATATCATAGTGACGAATGTGACTTAGTTCATGGGCCATTACTGCTTGTAATTCTGCCCTGTCCAGTTTTTCCATTAAACCGCGAGTAATGGCAACCATTGCTGATCGTTCACTATACCCGCTCGCGAAAGCATTCATATAATCCGCTTCGATAATAAAAACTTTAGGCATGTACTGCAAACCTGCAGCAACTTTCATTTCTTCAACTACATTATACAGTTGTTGTTCTCGTAAATCCCGGGCAGTTTGTGGGGTAATTTCATGATATTCCGTACCTAATAACATAATTCGATCATAAAATGCATAAGTTATTAATAATGACACCACGGCAATACCAACCATTATAAGAGTGGCATAGGGAATCACGCGCAGATGGATCAACGCGTTAAAGCATTGCTGCAAAGTCACTTGGGGATATGTAGATTGCAAAATAAATAAATCAGCAATGAAGCCCACACCAAAAAAAATTGCAACAAAAAAAGTAATAACTCCATAGGTTTTACGTTGATTCAACCGTATTTGTTCGCGCCAATTCCCTACGCCACCATGATAGTCTTCAAGTTCCATATTCTAGACTCAAAATTTTACGGTATAGTCTTCTTTAGCTTGAATCTGCTCTTCAGGAAGTCCCCAATAAACAAAATCTTTATCTAGAGCGGAAGGAAAAAAAGATACCACCATGGATTCAAAGAAGGATTTCTTTTTAGCATTATAACGCTCTATGCCATCATTATAAGCCTGCTTGGAATATGCTAATTTATTTTCAGTATTAACAATTTCTTCCTGCAATTGCATGACATTTTGACTTGCTTTCAGATCAGGGTAATTTTCAAATACCACATTGAGCCCAGATGCAATTTGAGAAATTTGATTTTCCGCAGCAATACGGCCCTCTTCATCTCCCACAGCTTTAGCAGCTTGCGCCTGATTACGTAAAGCAACTACATCCTTTAATGTAGTTTTTTCGTAATCCATATATTTCTTTACCGCTTCAATGAGCGATTCAAAAACTTTAAATCGGCGGTCCAACTGGATATCTATTTGCTTTTTATCGTTATTAATCGCCTCGATTAAGTGAATTAAGGTGTTATAAACACTAATAGCCCATAAGAATAAAAGTACTACAATAATAATAAGGGCAATCAAAAATGTACTCATTTTTCATCCTATGTAAAATTTTCTACAATTTAGTTATATATCGAAAACACCAAAAAAAATAGTGAAATGACTGAGTAATTTTTTGCAAAGCCAAAACATACGAGTAAAGTTAATGAATAAAAGTCAAATTGGATGGTGTGTCCACTTCTTAGCATATTATCTGTGTTGGATAGCTTGTTTCTATTTTGCAGCACAAAATAATGTATTGCTCGGAACAATAATTGGTCTTCTGATTATTGCGGTGCAAATCGCCTGGCAATCAATTAATCGATTACCTTATTTAAATGCTCTTTATTTTGCACTTCTTATCGGAGTCATTGGCTCACTGACGGATACCATTTGGCTGCATCAAAATTATATTTACTTTAAAGCAAATCCCTTTAGCTTTTATTTTACAGCCCCATGGATGATTTGTATTTGGTTAAGTTTTGGATTAAATCTTATTATTCTTAATGAAAAATTCACTCGTTACTATCTCATTTGGTTCCTACTCATTCTTTTTATGATGCCTTTTGCTTATAAAATTGGCGAAACCTGTAATATCGTTGTGATCGAAAAAAGTTATCCCTTTTATTTTTTTGTAGGAATTACTTGGGCCTTTCTCTTACCTGCTAGCTTTTATTTATATCATTATTTAAATAAACCCAACATTGTGAACCCATGACCTCAAGCTGTCCCATCATCGCGCATCCAAAATAGGCTTCAAAAATTGTCCTGTATAAGAACGTTCACATGCTGCAACTTGCTCAGGTGTTCCAGTTGCCACAATGCGGCCCCCTTTGCTTCCTCCCTCAGGTCCAAGATCAATAATCCAATCTGCAGTTTTAATCACATCAAGATTATGCTCAATAATCACCACCGTATTCCCTTGCTCCCGTAAACGAAATAATACAGCTAATAACTGCTTGGTATCGTGAAAATGTAATCCGGTAGTCGGTTCATCAAGGATATAGAGGGTACTTCCAGTATCCCGTTTCGACAATTCCCGAGATAATTTAATTCTCTGAGCTTCACCACCAGAAAGTGTGGTAGCACTTTGTCCCAATTTAATATAGGACAAACCAACATCCATCAAGGTCTGACACTTTCTGGCCAATACAGGAATGGCTGCAAAAAATTGACTTGCATCCTCAACAGTCATTTCTAAGACTTCATGAATGTTTTTGCCTTTATACTGAATATCCAGAGTTTCTCGATTATAACGTTTTCCCTTGCACACATCGCATGATACATAAATATCAGGTAAAAAGTGCATTTCAACTTTAATCAAACCATCTCCCTGACACGCTTCACAACGCCCACCGCGAACGTTAAAACTAAATCGTCCGGGCTGATACCCTCTTGCTCGAGATTCCGGAGTTGCTGCAAATAACTCCCGAATATGAGTAAAGATACCTGTATACGTAGCTGGATTAGAACGCGGGGTCCTCCCAATCGGACTTTGGTCAATATCAATTACTTTATCGCATAAATTCAAACCCAAAATTTCTTTGGCTGATCCTGGAGTAAATAAACTTGCTCTATTTAACAGATTGGCCGCACTCGGATATAAAGTATCATTTATCAGACTTGATTTTCCCGATCCTGAAACTCCGGTAATACATGTAAGTAACCCTAAGGGAATACTAACATCGACATCAACTAAGTTGTTGCAAACCACTCCTTTGAGATGAATCATTTTTTCGGAGTTAACGGGCAAGCGTGTAGTAGGAATTGCAATGGATTGCTTTCCAGATAAATATTGACCCGTTAAGGACGCTGGTGCTTCCATAATTTCTTGCGGTGTACCCCTTGCAACAATTTCACCACCATGTACCCCAGCCCCTGGACCTATATCCAAGACAAAATCAGCACTGCGAATTGCATCCTCATCATGCTCGACCACAATAACCGTGTTTCCAAGATTTCGTAGGTGCATTAGGGTCTTTAATAATCGGTCATTATCTCTTTGGTGCAATCCAATTGAAGGTTCGTCCAAAATATACATGACCCCAACCAATCCAGAACCAATCTGGCTGGCTAAACGAATGCGTTGCGCCTCTCCCCCGGATAAGGTTTCAGCACTGCGAGCTAATGAAAGGTAATCCAAGCCGACATTGACCAGGAATCCTAATCGCTCCACAATTTCTTTATTAATTTTGGCCGCAATTTCACCTTTATATCCTGTCATCCGCAGATCTTTAAAAAATGCATAAGCTTTTTCGATCGAATACGCCGTAATTTCGGACAGATTTTTATCATCAATAAATACATGCCGTGCTTCTTCACGTAATCGTGCACCATGGCAACTCTGGCATGGACGAGAAGATAAATACTTTGCAAGCTCCTCACGTATCATTCCTGACTCAGATTCACGATAACGACGTTGCATATTAGGAATAATCCCTTCAAAAGAGTGCCGTTTTACGGTATATCCCCCATTAGGACGATGATAATGAAAATCTATCACCTCGCGTCCACTACCATACAAAACAATCTGGCGAATCTCTTCGGACAAATCACAAAATGCAGTTTGGACATCAAAACGATAATGCCCAGCCAGCGACTCAAGCATTGAGAAATAATAAGTCGTTTTTTTATCCCAGCCGCGTATAGCACCTTCAGCCAAACTGGCCGTTTGATCGTGCACAACCCGTTCCGGATCAAAAAACTGATCAACCCCTAATCCATCACATGCAGGGCAAGCACCCACTGGATTATTAAATGAAAAAAGTCTAG
The DNA window shown above is from Legionella sp. PC997 and carries:
- a CDS encoding helical bundle domain-containing protein encodes the protein MLSSSSEYIKALREGKYLLFLDWTDFISQKYKLLDADDTVNFLIFEWLHNGYLEGDAQKLALLQAVYELEAKPLRGKLDYSLKSITSALFICMVFQNLKWEKIELPKKETPRDEIKEFIEKNLNQLNSFMYEELLEGMQTRFYKWVEDIDEKESADAFQKIHAITQPRYLLEDYILHLQRIKIKDDELYATRLSLAKRFLGYLYEQTELTPEVSKVITTYVNSLRELHPGKGEIEQLDRISPPSTLEHTWRKITTIGISFFNIVSGDKSLSEVISGEAIIFNSIDSPDSNLKM
- a CDS encoding M48 family metallopeptidase, encoding MIIELDGIPIEISRKKIKNMNLRIYPPDGLVKVSVPLRFSEQLIRQSLESKSAWIHKQRERIRNRAVVEACTFETGSTIVFRGNKYLLIIEEHYGPSQIKIQNELIYCFTQPNSTPAQIQNLVEGWYKQQMQKLLPELIHRWEAIVGVKVAEWGIRKMKTRWGSCNTRAARIWLNLNLIKKPPICLEYVLVHELVHLLEPSHNQRFYGLMSKFMPQWREYEYHLEGRIL
- a CDS encoding 2OG-Fe(II) oxygenase, which translates into the protein MIDTEHLINDLCKQGFCIIDDFLEQTQCQSLRTTAQKLYEQGLFRGAKIGLKLGSHKNESVRTDEILWLEENETDPAIQFFLKRMKQLAQILNQSLFLGIHEFETHFAAYQPGTYYKKHVDQFAAQKTRKISCVYYLNPHWTPDFGGELKLYNTEDQLIQNVLPLENRFICFNSELPHEVCVTHQPRYSITGWMKTPAHFILTKVHSPISKKSYEESD
- a CDS encoding ABC transporter ATP-binding protein, coding for MHALDIKQLFKTYANGVQALKGIDLTINKGDFFALLGANGAGKSTTIGLITSLLNKTSGSISIHGYDLEKEPAKAKSCLGLVPQEINLNIFENCEQILLNQAGYYGISRKNAQPRVETLLQQLGLWEKRNSITRHLSGGMKRRLMIARALVHQPKVLILDEPTAGVDIEIRHSMWEFLTRTNAEGTTIILTTHYLEEAEQLCKNIAIINEGEIIKNTSMKALLQTLRHQTFIFNTESRIDTLPDLFPFKPTLVDSTTIELRVDNNLNLNDAFALFTKNGIKIHSMRNKTNRLEELFLDLIKNGH
- a CDS encoding ABC transporter permease: MAIKQQVVALYTLVRRELVRMFRIASQVFLPPVITTTLYFLIFGSLIGPRIGSIQGVSYPMFIAPGLIMMSVIVNSYGNVSSSLYSVRFQKSIEEMLVSPMRNSLLLLGYVLGGVFRGLIVAILVYIIASFFLTIELSHLPMTLLVVLLVAAVFSLAGFTNAMVARNFDDIMIVPTFILTPLTYLGGVFYSINMLPEFWQKVSLLNPILYMVNALRQAMIGQSEVDISLAMGIICLMLVLLTFLNMFLLKRGVGFRE
- the htpX gene encoding zinc metalloprotease HtpX; the protein is MELEDYHGGVGNWREQIRLNQRKTYGVITFFVAIFFGVGFIADLFILQSTYPQVTLQQCFNALIHLRVIPYATLIMVGIAVVSLLITYAFYDRIMLLGTEYHEITPQTARDLREQQLYNVVEEMKVAAGLQYMPKVFIIEADYMNAFASGYSERSAMVAITRGLMEKLDRAELQAVMAHELSHIRHYDIKLTLTVAILSNILLIVIDILFYSAVFKRDGKREDNRLLMVIIILRYVLPLLTILLTLFLSRTREYMADAGCVELMRDNEPLARALLKINDDHQQHAEQYSAEYGNTPHEQVRQASYLFDPSDIDPVKSLSNAFATHPSVEQRLQALGFKRK
- a CDS encoding LemA family protein — encoded protein: MSTFLIALIIIVVLLFLWAISVYNTLIHLIEAINNDKKQIDIQLDRRFKVFESLIEAVKKYMDYEKTTLKDVVALRNQAQAAKAVGDEEGRIAAENQISQIASGLNVVFENYPDLKASQNVMQLQEEIVNTENKLAYSKQAYNDGIERYNAKKKSFFESMVVSFFPSALDKDFVYWGLPEEQIQAKEDYTVKF
- a CDS encoding DUF2878 family protein, with translation MNKSQIGWCVHFLAYYLCWIACFYFAAQNNVLLGTIIGLLIIAVQIAWQSINRLPYLNALYFALLIGVIGSLTDTIWLHQNYIYFKANPFSFYFTAPWMICIWLSFGLNLIILNEKFTRYYLIWFLLILFMMPFAYKIGETCNIVVIEKSYPFYFFVGITWAFLLPASFYLYHYLNKPNIVNP
- the uvrA gene encoding excinuclease ABC subunit UvrA yields the protein MHTITIRGARTHNLKNLDLDLPRDKLIVITGLSGSGKSSLAFDTLYAEGQRRYVESLSAYARQFLSMMEKPDVDSIEGLSPAISIEQKATSHNPRSTVGTITEIYDYLRLLYARVGEPRCPTHHVSLHAQTISQMVDHVLALPTDSKVMILAPVVRERKGEQVQLLQQLQAQGYVRARIDGELYELDSPPKLGLRTKHTIEVVIDRFKVRPDIAQRLSESFENALNLAEGLAIVASMDNQFDDLVFSSKFACPECGYSLSELEPRLFSFNNPVGACPACDGLGVDQFFDPERVVHDQTASLAEGAIRGWDKKTTYYFSMLESLAGHYRFDVQTAFCDLSEEIRQIVLYGSGREVIDFHYHRPNGGYTVKRHSFEGIIPNMQRRYRESESGMIREELAKYLSSRPCQSCHGARLREEARHVFIDDKNLSEITAYSIEKAYAFFKDLRMTGYKGEIAAKINKEIVERLGFLVNVGLDYLSLARSAETLSGGEAQRIRLASQIGSGLVGVMYILDEPSIGLHQRDNDRLLKTLMHLRNLGNTVIVVEHDEDAIRSADFVLDIGPGAGVHGGEIVARGTPQEIMEAPASLTGQYLSGKQSIAIPTTRLPVNSEKMIHLKGVVCNNLVDVDVSIPLGLLTCITGVSGSGKSSLINDTLYPSAANLLNRASLFTPGSAKEILGLNLCDKVIDIDQSPIGRTPRSNPATYTGIFTHIRELFAATPESRARGYQPGRFSFNVRGGRCEACQGDGLIKVEMHFLPDIYVSCDVCKGKRYNRETLDIQYKGKNIHEVLEMTVEDASQFFAAIPVLARKCQTLMDVGLSYIKLGQSATTLSGGEAQRIKLSRELSKRDTGSTLYILDEPTTGLHFHDTKQLLAVLFRLREQGNTVVIIEHNLDVIKTADWIIDLGPEGGSKGGRIVATGTPEQVAACERSYTGQFLKPILDAR